The DNA region TTCTTTACCCTTGCAAATATAATTAACTCCATAGTATCCCCAATAGCAAATTGGGAACAAACCAAAAACTTCAGTATACCAAATCTCATATGACCATTACAAAATCNNNNNNNNNNNNNNNNNNNNNNNNNNNNNNNNNNNNNNNNNNNNNNNNNNNNNNNNNNNNNNNNNNNNNNNNNNNNNNNNNNNNNNNNNNNNNNNNNNNNGATAACAATTAATAGACATCCCCATCTAATAGTTGGTACAACAAATATAAGAGATAACAATTAATAGACATCCCCATCCTTGGAGCGGACATGCAACCTCGCagtaaagataataataaatgaaagaaCACACTATCTTTGACACAATCATTCTGCTCCCTCCTCTCTAGCCTCTTTAATCACTAAAACTTACTTGGAAGCAACAGCCACTTCCTAAGACCTTATAAAAGCCCCGgtccaaaaaccaaaatttctcCAAAAGCTACTAGCCTGGTAGTACCTTAGCTTCAAATCTCCAAAAAGTGAGGAAGCTAGCTAGTACTGAGAAACATGTCTCCAATGGTGTcgttttttctcttcttctctttactAACACTTCTCTCCATTGCTAGAGCTCAAGATGGAGCCCCTCATGGGATTGTTTATGAAAACCCAATTGCTTTTACTCCATCTGCATATGACTTCTTCCATCCAAGCACGCAAAGATCCTGTGAAACATCCAATTGCTCGCCGTTGCCTGTCGCAGCGCAGGTTGTCGAGGCCACTCCGGGCCATGAGAGCAGAGAGTTAGAGTCCCAGAAAGGCAGCAGAGTGGGAGCTGCTGCGATTGCTGGCATTGCGTTTGGCCTTGTGTTTGCTGTTCTTTTGGGGATGGGCGTCTACTATGTTGTCATCACACGTCGAGCCAACGTGAGTCGAACCAATTCTGTTCAGCCCGATGCTTGATCATGTCCCAAAACCACAACATGTTTGGTCAAACTTAGACCAacctgtttctttcttttccttaataTTTGATTCGGGTTATGTAGCGAGTGAAAGGGAAAAAACCATCCCGTCTTATTATCCATATTAGATTTTACAACATCTAGCCATGTATATGTTGTTTATGTTGTCATGTCATTTCAAATGACATAACACCATGCATATACACTGTTAGATCATATAAAATCTAATATGGATCTCTGTAGTTGTAATAGTTAGTGATAAGATGCATGGTGTTTCAGAATTATGGCTCATTAAGTAGCCGACTTTTGGTATATAAGCAAAAAgattattaaatgattattagGCTGTATGTGTATGTAAGGGTGGCGATTCATTTGTTGTGTGTCGAGGTTGAGTCATGTCAAAGCATGggtataatattatataagttaaccataactcgacttatttaattaaacgagttaaacTCTTCGACTAATAAccctataattttgtatttggaTCGTATTGGGTTCACgaattatgtcaaaaattgacagtcATTATGTCGCGTATCGAGTTCAGGTCATATCGAGACATGtgtatataagactatataagtcaaccataatacaacccatttaattaaataggtcaaattCTTTAACCATAActctttaatttcatattaaatttatgtCGAATTCACgagtcatataaaaaaaattgagaacccTATCTACATGTATAATGTTAGCCGAGGACAATGGGAGACACAGAGAAGTAGAGCCTCCAAAAGTCAACAaaagaacacccaaaaaaaaatgaactgtTAATAATCATTATATGTGATACTGACCAAGAAATCAGACTGAATGATGTAAATTGTCA from Corylus avellana chromosome ca10, CavTom2PMs-1.0 includes:
- the LOC132162993 gene encoding uncharacterized protein LOC132162993, coding for MSPMVSFFLFFSLLTLLSIARAQDGAPHGIVYENPIAFTPSAYDFFHPSTQRSCETSNCSPLPVAAQVVEATPGHESRELESQKGSRVGAAAIAGIAFGLVFAVLLGMGVYYVVITRRANVSRTNSVQPDA